Proteins found in one Maridesulfovibrio sp. genomic segment:
- a CDS encoding glycine betaine ABC transporter substrate-binding protein gives MKKITLILITFLLACSFAFGAYADDSKKVTLAYVEWDCATASTNLAKAVIEERLGYECEILPVSAAAMWQAVGTGDVDGLVTAWLPVTHKEYLERVKDKVEDLGALVGGAKLGWVVPSYVTIDSIEQLNANADKFDGKIIGIDPGAGLMSLSEEAVKQYNLDNMELMEGSGATMTAALADAIKNKKWVVVTGWSPHWMFGRWDLKYLKDPKGVLGGEEKIHTIVRKGLKKDQPKVYSFLEKFAYTNPNQLQKLMAWNQEKGADPYENAKRFIKENKAQVDSWLK, from the coding sequence ATGAAAAAGATCACTTTAATTCTAATTACGTTTCTTCTTGCATGCAGTTTCGCTTTCGGAGCATATGCAGATGATTCAAAAAAAGTAACACTTGCTTATGTTGAGTGGGATTGCGCGACAGCTTCCACCAACCTTGCCAAAGCTGTTATCGAAGAACGCCTGGGCTATGAATGCGAAATCCTTCCTGTCAGCGCAGCGGCAATGTGGCAGGCTGTAGGCACCGGCGATGTTGACGGTTTGGTCACCGCATGGTTGCCCGTTACTCACAAAGAATACCTGGAGAGAGTAAAAGACAAGGTTGAAGACCTCGGTGCTCTTGTCGGCGGAGCCAAGTTGGGATGGGTTGTTCCTTCATACGTAACAATCGACTCCATTGAGCAGCTCAACGCAAACGCAGACAAGTTTGACGGCAAAATCATCGGTATTGACCCCGGTGCTGGCCTGATGTCTCTCTCTGAAGAAGCAGTAAAACAATACAATCTTGATAACATGGAGCTGATGGAAGGATCCGGTGCTACCATGACCGCAGCACTTGCTGACGCTATCAAAAACAAGAAGTGGGTTGTTGTAACCGGCTGGTCTCCTCACTGGATGTTCGGCCGCTGGGACCTCAAATATCTCAAAGACCCCAAAGGCGTTCTTGGCGGAGAAGAAAAGATCCACACAATCGTCCGCAAGGGTCTCAAAAAAGACCAACCCAAGGTATACTCATTCTTGGAAAAATTTGCTTACACTAATCCCAACCAGCTTCAGAAGCTTATGGCTTGGAATCAGGAAAAAGGAGCTGATCCTTATGAAAACGCCAAGCGTTTCATCAAGGAAAACAAAGCTCAGGTCGATTCCTGGCTTAAATAA
- a CDS encoding gamma-glutamyltransferase family protein: protein MRPFEIHNHIQPDFTFNSRRSPVYATSGMVTSSQPLATEAGLEILRAGGNAADAAIAVAAALAVVEPCSTGLGGDAFALFYQAEAKNIFALNGSGKSAQDISLEKIKAMGITDKLPARHAMTVNVPGALALWADLIEQHGSMPLSKVLGPAIRYAMQGFPVSPVTAKLWHADTDVLLNSPGGEQLLLNGRAPRCGELMLNRNLGLVLARLADCSPQEAKKLFYIGNIAKKIVSIVRENGGFLSEEDMASHSSLFQESICVNYRGYEIHECPPNGQGLAALLALNTLSGINLSELGKADSPERLHYLIEAMRLAFADARTHVADPHQFPAPLEKFLSATYGAKRAALISPDRAKTDHSCGVPLNHSDTIQFCVVDKDGNGCSMVNSIYMGFGTGIVPEGLGFALQNRGHNFSLDPAHPNVLAGGKRSYHTIIPGICLREDKSLHSTFGVMGGFMQPQGHLQIISAMLDDGADPQEALNRLRFCIEPGEAGGRICLEEGTPDKTVEKLSAMGHDLEIRRGYDRDIFGRGQIIVRDSNSATLCAGCDPRSDGYAAGLC from the coding sequence ATGAGACCTTTTGAAATACACAACCACATCCAGCCTGATTTCACCTTCAATTCCCGCCGTTCTCCTGTTTACGCCACCAGTGGGATGGTTACCTCCAGTCAGCCGCTGGCAACCGAAGCTGGACTGGAAATACTCCGCGCAGGCGGTAACGCAGCGGACGCAGCCATCGCCGTTGCCGCTGCCCTTGCCGTGGTTGAGCCATGCAGCACAGGACTTGGAGGAGACGCTTTCGCCCTCTTCTATCAGGCCGAAGCTAAAAATATTTTCGCCCTGAACGGCTCCGGTAAATCCGCGCAGGACATTTCACTTGAAAAAATCAAGGCCATGGGAATCACCGATAAACTTCCTGCGCGTCATGCCATGACTGTAAATGTCCCCGGCGCACTTGCACTCTGGGCCGACCTGATTGAACAGCACGGCAGCATGCCTTTATCAAAAGTTCTCGGCCCGGCCATACGCTATGCCATGCAGGGGTTCCCGGTAAGCCCGGTAACAGCAAAACTCTGGCATGCAGACACAGATGTTCTGCTCAACAGCCCCGGGGGCGAGCAACTGCTCTTGAACGGCAGGGCTCCCCGCTGCGGCGAGCTTATGCTCAACCGCAATCTGGGACTGGTTCTTGCCCGCTTGGCGGACTGCTCACCGCAAGAAGCAAAAAAACTTTTTTACATCGGTAATATCGCGAAAAAGATAGTGAGCATTGTCAGAGAGAACGGAGGTTTCCTTTCTGAAGAGGATATGGCTTCCCACTCAAGCCTGTTTCAAGAATCCATATGCGTTAACTACCGAGGATACGAAATCCATGAATGTCCGCCCAACGGACAGGGATTGGCCGCCCTGCTGGCCCTGAACACCCTCTCCGGAATCAATTTATCAGAACTGGGAAAAGCAGACTCACCCGAGAGGCTGCATTATCTTATCGAAGCCATGCGGCTGGCCTTTGCGGATGCCCGGACACATGTAGCCGATCCGCATCAGTTCCCGGCACCGCTGGAAAAATTCCTATCAGCAACATACGGCGCAAAAAGAGCAGCCCTGATTTCACCGGACCGCGCCAAAACGGATCACTCCTGCGGTGTGCCGCTCAACCATTCTGATACTATCCAATTCTGTGTGGTCGACAAGGACGGAAACGGTTGTTCCATGGTCAATTCCATATATATGGGATTCGGTACCGGGATTGTTCCGGAAGGACTGGGTTTCGCACTTCAGAACCGAGGTCACAACTTTTCGCTGGACCCTGCCCACCCGAATGTTCTGGCCGGAGGAAAACGCAGTTACCACACCATAATCCCCGGAATCTGCCTGCGTGAGGATAAATCGCTGCACTCAACTTTCGGGGTAATGGGCGGATTCATGCAGCCGCAAGGACATTTACAGATAATCTCGGCCATGCTCGACGACGGAGCCGATCCGCAGGAAGCCTTGAACAGGCTGCGTTTCTGCATTGAGCCGGGCGAAGCCGGAGGCAGGATCTGCCTTGAGGAAGGGACGCCCGACAAGACGGTGGAAAAATTATCCGCCATGGGCCATGATCTTGAAATACGCCGTGGCTATGATCGAGACATCTTCGGCCGAGGCCAGATAATCGTACGCGATTCTAACAGCGCTACACTCTGTGCGGGATGCGATCCCCGTTCAGACGGATACGCTGCCGGACTGTGCTAA
- a CDS encoding beta-ketoacyl-ACP synthase III produces the protein MSTFSHIRGLGFHVPERLYTNTDLEKIVDTNDEWITTRTGIKQRHVVEDETCLDLTYEASLKALKDAGMEADELTHIIIATFTGDMPVPSTACMLMERLGIKNKAAMDIAAACSGFVYGIEVARALINLDPTAKILLCGAEVLTSRVNWEDRSTCVLFGDGAGATILTAGDGIETGKIVDTLIRADGGPSSNLTVKGGGSAHPYKINQKVGEEYFVQMQGREIYRFAVRSMTAICNEILEKHNLTADDVNVLLPHQANLRIIEAVGKKLGVDRERVFVNVDKYGNTSAASIPIALADARESGFINEGDLVLLTTFGGGLTWGAALVQF, from the coding sequence ATGAGTACTTTCTCGCATATCAGGGGCCTTGGTTTCCATGTCCCTGAACGTCTATACACTAATACTGATCTTGAAAAAATCGTCGACACCAACGACGAGTGGATTACCACCCGTACAGGTATAAAACAGCGCCACGTTGTTGAAGACGAAACATGCCTGGACCTCACCTATGAGGCATCTTTGAAAGCCCTCAAAGACGCCGGCATGGAAGCGGACGAACTCACCCACATCATCATCGCCACTTTTACCGGCGACATGCCGGTACCCTCTACCGCCTGTATGCTCATGGAGCGCCTTGGTATCAAAAACAAGGCTGCTATGGATATAGCCGCAGCGTGCTCCGGATTTGTATATGGCATTGAAGTAGCGAGAGCACTTATCAACCTTGATCCCACGGCAAAAATACTGCTCTGCGGAGCGGAAGTACTCACCAGCCGCGTAAACTGGGAAGACCGCTCAACCTGCGTTCTCTTCGGAGACGGTGCAGGCGCAACAATTCTAACTGCGGGTGACGGCATAGAGACAGGCAAAATTGTTGACACGCTCATCCGCGCCGATGGCGGTCCGAGTTCCAACCTGACTGTTAAAGGTGGTGGATCAGCGCATCCCTACAAAATCAACCAGAAGGTTGGCGAAGAATATTTCGTTCAGATGCAGGGACGTGAAATCTATCGCTTCGCAGTCAGATCCATGACTGCCATATGCAACGAGATTCTGGAAAAGCACAACCTGACAGCCGACGATGTAAACGTACTGCTGCCTCATCAGGCCAACCTGCGCATTATCGAAGCCGTTGGTAAAAAGCTTGGCGTTGACCGTGAACGGGTATTTGTCAATGTCGATAAATACGGAAACACCTCCGCAGCATCAATCCCGATTGCCCTTGCCGATGCAAGGGAATCCGGTTTCATCAATGAAGGCGATCTTGTACTGCTGACTACTTTCGGCGGCGGCCTTACATGGGGAGCTGCTCTGGTTCAATTTTAA
- the plsX gene encoding phosphate acyltransferase PlsX, whose protein sequence is MPSIIPRIAVDAMGGDYGLSVIVPAAVNAAKTGLPITLVGDEHMIRSELEKLDTGSCAIDIVHASQVVTMEDKPADAMRKKKDSSIQVACRLVKEGKADGVVSAGNSGATVACGMFTIGRIKGVLRPGMAGILPTEKKPMVLLDVGANVDSKPEHLFQFGLMADVLARDVLGYKSPRIGLLTIGEEEGKGNSLVKTTYEMLKNSSLNFVGNIEGRDIFTGDVDIAVCDGFVGNVALKLAEGLATSFGSLLKGELKRDIVSKLGAMLAIKAFKRFRRLLDKSEYGGAPVLGLKGIVLVCHGKADSRAVEKAIEMAATFVKNDAVAHLKEGLAAHKEITAREL, encoded by the coding sequence ATGCCTAGCATTATACCCCGCATTGCCGTAGACGCCATGGGTGGCGATTACGGTCTTTCGGTTATTGTCCCGGCAGCGGTGAATGCCGCTAAGACAGGACTGCCGATTACGCTGGTAGGAGATGAGCACATGATCCGGTCCGAGCTGGAAAAGCTTGATACCGGATCATGTGCTATTGATATTGTCCACGCTTCTCAGGTTGTCACAATGGAAGACAAACCTGCCGATGCAATGCGCAAGAAGAAGGACTCATCAATTCAGGTAGCATGCAGACTGGTCAAGGAAGGCAAGGCCGACGGAGTCGTCAGTGCCGGTAATTCCGGGGCCACTGTAGCCTGCGGAATGTTTACTATCGGCAGGATCAAAGGGGTTCTGCGTCCCGGTATGGCCGGAATTCTGCCCACGGAAAAGAAACCGATGGTTCTGCTTGATGTCGGGGCCAATGTCGACTCCAAGCCTGAACACCTCTTTCAGTTCGGCCTCATGGCCGACGTACTGGCCCGCGATGTGCTGGGATATAAATCCCCGCGCATAGGTCTTTTGACTATCGGAGAAGAGGAAGGCAAAGGCAACTCACTGGTAAAAACAACCTACGAAATGCTCAAAAATTCTTCATTGAATTTTGTAGGCAATATCGAAGGTCGTGACATTTTTACCGGGGACGTTGATATTGCGGTATGCGACGGTTTTGTAGGCAATGTGGCACTCAAGCTGGCCGAAGGGCTGGCAACCAGCTTCGGCAGCCTGCTGAAGGGTGAACTAAAGCGCGACATTGTGTCCAAACTGGGAGCAATGCTCGCAATCAAAGCTTTCAAAAGATTCCGCAGACTGTTAGACAAATCCGAATACGGCGGAGCTCCGGTTCTCGGATTAAAAGGAATTGTCCTGGTCTGCCACGGTAAAGCCGATTCCCGGGCAGTGGAAAAAGCCATTGAAATGGCTGCCACTTTTGTCAAGAACGATGCTGTCGCTCACCTGAAAGAAGGTTTGGCCGCTCACAAGGAAATTACTGCACGCGAATTATAA
- a CDS encoding HDOD domain-containing protein, translated as MTESTPIPEEFILKATALMEDRFSNTDKNHPIMNTLFELGINHVARDLMESPDRYREHPELPMPTKKFDPVDPIALVRTEVKLPSLPQVFIEMRQVINDPSSSASDLAKVISRDTALSAFLLRMVNSAFYSFPAQIDTISRAVAVIGTNQLSTLAMGTSVMDMFKGLPTDIIDLELFWRHSFACGIIASQLSKTFKQGTPEKCFVAGLLHDIGRPMFMMALPEQAVAAASISCNKKALMFKAEKVVAGFDHAELGGMLLRKWNLPFSLVNAVLYHHTPAKASKSPEALYVYFANIIAKTMGIGGSGDFFIRNINNERWEKHGLSADRLRKLDAELIPILDEAFSILQNIAA; from the coding sequence ATGACTGAGAGTACTCCCATCCCTGAAGAATTCATACTCAAGGCAACAGCTTTGATGGAAGACCGTTTCAGCAACACCGACAAAAACCATCCGATAATGAACACGCTTTTCGAGCTGGGAATCAATCACGTTGCCAGAGACCTTATGGAATCTCCGGATCGCTACAGGGAACACCCCGAACTGCCTATGCCCACCAAAAAATTTGATCCGGTAGACCCGATTGCACTGGTGCGGACTGAGGTCAAATTACCTTCCCTGCCACAGGTTTTCATTGAAATGCGCCAAGTCATCAATGACCCCTCAAGTTCGGCATCCGATCTGGCGAAAGTAATTTCACGGGATACGGCTCTTTCGGCTTTTCTTCTACGCATGGTCAACAGTGCATTTTACAGCTTTCCCGCTCAGATCGATACCATCTCACGGGCAGTGGCGGTTATCGGCACCAACCAACTTTCCACCCTCGCCATGGGCACTTCAGTCATGGACATGTTCAAAGGACTGCCGACTGATATCATCGATCTTGAACTGTTCTGGCGGCACAGCTTCGCCTGCGGAATCATAGCCAGCCAGCTTTCCAAAACCTTCAAGCAGGGTACGCCGGAAAAATGTTTCGTGGCCGGACTGCTGCACGATATCGGTCGCCCGATGTTCATGATGGCCCTTCCCGAGCAGGCTGTTGCCGCCGCGTCTATCTCCTGCAACAAGAAGGCCCTCATGTTCAAGGCCGAAAAGGTAGTCGCCGGGTTTGACCATGCTGAACTCGGAGGAATGCTGCTGCGCAAGTGGAACCTGCCCTTCTCGCTGGTAAACGCTGTGCTGTATCATCATACTCCGGCAAAGGCGTCCAAATCCCCGGAAGCTCTTTACGTATATTTCGCAAACATCATTGCCAAAACCATGGGTATAGGTGGAAGCGGAGATTTTTTCATCCGAAACATAAATAATGAAAGATGGGAGAAGCACGGTCTGTCTGCTGATAGATTACGTAAGCTTGACGCCGAACTGATTCCGATTCTGGATGAAGCATTTTCCATTCTGCAAAACATCGCAGCCTAA
- a CDS encoding glycine betaine ABC transporter substrate-binding protein, giving the protein MKKILALTLAALLLASFSTSAFAGGKKVKLAYVEWDCATATTNVIKAVLEERLGVKCEIIPVAAAVMWQGVASGDVDGMAAAWLPVTHANYLKRLKNDIVNLGPNVTGARLGWAVPSYVTVDSMADLNKYADKFNDRIIGIDPGAGIMIRSEDAIDEYGLDKMELMEGSGATMTAALSSAIKDKKWVVVTAWSPHWMFGRWDLKYLKDPKKVLGEAETINTIVRKGLDKDMPKVYAFLDKFAWKDANQLQMVMAWNQKKGADPYENAKRFIKENKAQVDSWLK; this is encoded by the coding sequence ATGAAAAAGATCCTAGCCTTAACGTTAGCAGCGTTACTTCTTGCTTCTTTCAGCACATCCGCTTTCGCAGGCGGCAAAAAAGTAAAACTGGCATATGTTGAGTGGGACTGCGCAACTGCGACCACCAACGTCATCAAAGCCGTTCTTGAAGAACGTCTGGGAGTGAAATGCGAGATCATTCCAGTTGCTGCTGCTGTTATGTGGCAGGGCGTAGCCTCGGGTGATGTTGACGGCATGGCCGCAGCATGGCTGCCTGTAACTCACGCCAACTATCTCAAACGGTTGAAAAATGACATTGTGAATCTCGGTCCCAATGTAACCGGAGCCAGACTGGGTTGGGCTGTTCCTTCCTATGTTACCGTAGATTCCATGGCCGACCTCAATAAATACGCAGATAAATTCAATGATAGAATCATCGGCATAGATCCCGGCGCAGGCATAATGATCCGCTCTGAAGACGCTATCGATGAATACGGCCTTGACAAGATGGAACTCATGGAAGGCTCCGGGGCAACTATGACCGCAGCTCTTTCCAGCGCCATCAAGGACAAAAAATGGGTTGTTGTGACAGCGTGGTCTCCTCATTGGATGTTCGGCCGCTGGGACCTCAAATACCTCAAAGATCCCAAGAAGGTGCTCGGCGAAGCGGAAACCATCAATACGATCGTCCGCAAAGGCCTCGATAAAGACATGCCCAAAGTATACGCCTTCCTCGACAAGTTTGCATGGAAAGACGCAAACCAGTTACAGATGGTTATGGCATGGAATCAGAAAAAGGGTGCCGATCCTTATGAAAACGCCAAGCGTTTTATAAAGGAAAATAAAGCTCAGGTTGATTCCTGGCTCAAATAG
- the rpmB gene encoding 50S ribosomal protein L28: MSQVCDICGKGPQTGNNVSHAHNKSKRRFMPNLQKVRTQLPTGEVKSIKACTRCIRSGAVIKPVATKKVS; this comes from the coding sequence ATGTCCCAGGTATGCGATATATGCGGTAAAGGTCCTCAGACAGGCAACAACGTTTCTCATGCTCACAACAAGTCCAAGAGACGTTTCATGCCCAACCTGCAGAAAGTCCGCACTCAGCTTCCCACCGGTGAAGTAAAAAGCATCAAAGCTTGCACTCGCTGCATCCGCTCCGGCGCTGTTATTAAGCCCGTAGCTACAAAAAAAGTAAGCTAA
- a CDS encoding DUF177 domain-containing protein produces the protein MSELWITLNDIPEEGQNFVFEDQNFWSASWKQYNVDVKPGDTLVSEVYVLPQDKGCLVRGGTKGSVTIACDRCTADYKHNISTEFEEYEQVAEDGDDEESPVVKTKEGLKLDIGALLWEHFALALPIKPLCKEACKGLCAKCGADLNKGGCECEQNEGDPRLAVFRNLKIKN, from the coding sequence ATGTCTGAACTCTGGATTACATTAAACGACATTCCCGAAGAGGGACAAAATTTTGTTTTTGAGGACCAGAACTTCTGGTCCGCATCATGGAAACAGTATAATGTGGACGTCAAGCCCGGCGATACGCTGGTGTCTGAAGTCTACGTCCTTCCTCAGGATAAAGGATGCCTTGTCAGAGGTGGAACCAAAGGTTCCGTGACAATTGCATGCGACAGATGCACGGCAGACTACAAGCACAATATTTCCACCGAATTCGAGGAATATGAGCAGGTCGCAGAAGACGGAGATGATGAAGAATCTCCTGTCGTCAAGACCAAAGAAGGGCTCAAACTCGACATCGGTGCCCTCCTTTGGGAGCATTTTGCTTTGGCACTTCCGATTAAGCCTCTTTGTAAAGAAGCTTGCAAAGGACTTTGCGCCAAATGCGGAGCCGACCTTAATAAGGGCGGCTGCGAATGCGAACAGAATGAGGGCGATCCAAGGCTTGCGGTTTTCCGCAATCTTAAGATAAAGAACTAG
- the gltX gene encoding glutamate--tRNA ligase: protein MAKTVTRFAPSPTGHLHIGGARTALFAWLLARHDGGEFVLRIEDTDRERSKQEYTDAILDSMKWLGMDWNNDPVYQSDRFDLYNGYIDQLLAEGKAYWCECTAEEVDAMREKAMKEKRKPKYDGSCREKGLGPGENRVVRFKAPLDGRTSFTDIIKGPISVENAEMDDMILRRSDGSPTYNLAVVVDDHTMGVTTVLRGDDHVNNTPRQILLYQALGWDIPKFGHVPMILGADKKKLSKRHGALSVMEYEKMGYLPEAVVNYLVRLGWSHGDQEIFSREELIELFDTDNLGNSPSVFDTKKLDWVNSEYIKAKAPADLVPGMRAFLPAEIEAEDAYLEKIIPLLQPRSTNYKEMAAMCDFFLVDSAALEYDEKAVTKVLTPEAVDILKELTARISADDEFSHDSLEAVCKGYLEEKELKFKAIGQPVRLALCGRTQSPGGLYDLMLVLGKDETIARLNRTVTLV from the coding sequence ATGGCCAAGACAGTAACCCGTTTCGCTCCCAGTCCGACCGGACACCTGCACATCGGCGGAGCACGTACCGCTCTATTCGCATGGCTTCTCGCCAGACACGACGGCGGAGAATTTGTCCTGCGCATCGAAGACACCGACCGGGAACGGTCCAAGCAGGAATATACCGATGCCATCCTCGATTCCATGAAATGGCTGGGTATGGACTGGAATAACGATCCTGTTTACCAGAGTGACCGCTTCGATCTTTATAACGGATATATCGATCAGCTGCTGGCCGAAGGCAAAGCCTATTGGTGTGAATGCACAGCGGAAGAAGTGGATGCCATGCGCGAAAAAGCCATGAAGGAAAAACGTAAGCCCAAATACGACGGTTCCTGCCGCGAAAAGGGACTCGGACCCGGCGAAAACAGGGTTGTCCGCTTCAAGGCCCCCCTTGATGGACGCACCTCCTTCACCGATATTATCAAAGGCCCCATCAGCGTGGAAAATGCTGAAATGGATGATATGATCCTGCGTCGCAGCGACGGTTCCCCCACCTACAACCTCGCAGTTGTGGTGGATGACCACACAATGGGTGTTACCACCGTCCTGAGGGGAGATGACCACGTAAACAACACACCGCGTCAGATTCTTCTGTACCAAGCCTTAGGCTGGGATATACCTAAATTCGGCCATGTTCCCATGATCCTCGGTGCTGACAAGAAAAAACTTTCCAAACGTCATGGCGCGCTTTCCGTAATGGAATATGAAAAAATGGGTTACCTCCCCGAAGCTGTGGTCAACTATCTCGTTCGCCTCGGCTGGTCCCACGGTGATCAGGAAATTTTCTCCCGTGAAGAGCTGATCGAACTTTTCGATACCGATAATCTCGGAAATTCACCTTCCGTATTTGATACAAAAAAACTGGACTGGGTGAACAGCGAGTACATCAAGGCCAAAGCTCCGGCCGATCTCGTTCCCGGCATGCGCGCCTTTCTGCCCGCAGAAATTGAGGCTGAAGACGCATACCTTGAAAAAATCATCCCCCTGCTGCAGCCCCGCTCCACCAATTACAAAGAAATGGCCGCCATGTGCGATTTCTTCCTCGTGGACAGTGCAGCACTGGAATATGACGAAAAGGCCGTGACAAAGGTGCTTACGCCCGAAGCAGTGGATATCCTCAAAGAGTTGACCGCACGCATCAGCGCCGACGACGAATTCAGCCATGATTCCCTTGAAGCTGTATGCAAAGGCTATCTTGAAGAGAAGGAGCTTAAATTCAAAGCCATCGGTCAGCCAGTACGTCTCGCCCTTTGCGGCCGTACACAGTCCCCCGGAGGACTCTACGACCTCATGCTCGTCCTCGGCAAAGATGAAACCATCGCCCGCCTGAACCGCACTGTTACTTTGGTTTAG
- a CDS encoding STAS/SEC14 domain-containing protein, with protein MIKIMKESSGPMLAVTATGTISGEDYTEIWIPALQKTILDHGRCKALLYMDKDFKGWDLKAMWEDTKFGFAHRNDFEKLAVVGGPKWVEWGTKVAGLLVSGEVKTYPVEELDAALKWTAA; from the coding sequence ATGATCAAAATCATGAAAGAAAGCAGCGGCCCAATGCTGGCGGTAACCGCAACGGGCACGATTTCCGGCGAAGATTACACCGAAATCTGGATTCCGGCCCTTCAGAAAACAATTCTCGACCATGGCAGATGCAAGGCTCTGCTTTACATGGACAAAGATTTCAAGGGCTGGGATTTGAAAGCCATGTGGGAAGATACGAAATTCGGATTCGCACACCGCAATGACTTTGAAAAGCTGGCCGTTGTCGGCGGACCGAAATGGGTGGAATGGGGTACGAAAGTGGCAGGATTACTGGTCAGCGGAGAGGTGAAGACCTATCCTGTCGAAGAACTGGATGCAGCCCTGAAATGGACAGCAGCATAG
- a CDS encoding NifU family protein, whose amino-acid sequence MLDKVEAALNKVRPLLQADGGNVELVEVTDKGIAKVRLQGACKGCPMSQITLRNAIERTLLKEIPELKGVEPAE is encoded by the coding sequence ATGCTTGATAAAGTCGAAGCCGCGCTTAACAAGGTCAGACCTCTTCTTCAGGCTGACGGCGGCAACGTGGAACTCGTTGAGGTTACAGATAAAGGGATCGCCAAAGTGCGCTTGCAGGGTGCCTGCAAAGGATGCCCGATGTCTCAGATCACCTTGAGAAACGCCATTGAGCGTACCCTGCTCAAGGAGATTCCCGAACTCAAAGGCGTAGAGCCTGCCGAATAG
- the rpmF gene encoding 50S ribosomal protein L32, giving the protein MAQPKKKTSKSRRNMRRSHDHVATPNVVYCECGEPIIPHRACSSCGSYKGRQVINSEDA; this is encoded by the coding sequence ATGGCACAGCCGAAAAAGAAAACTTCCAAATCCCGCAGAAACATGCGTCGTTCACACGACCACGTAGCAACCCCCAACGTAGTATACTGCGAGTGCGGTGAACCTATCATCCCTCACAGAGCTTGCTCTTCTTGCGGTTCCTATAAAGGCCGTCAGGTAATCAATTCCGAAGATGCCTAG